In Flavobacterium cerinum, one genomic interval encodes:
- a CDS encoding PUR family DNA/RNA-binding protein, which translates to MRENEMLEKEEIFSKVLRAGRRTYFFDVRATKADDYYITITESKKFTEDDGSFHFKKHKIYLYKEDFAAFKDILNEMTSYVLNHKGEEVISERHQKDFKKEYFSEKSEDEKSSGSFTDIDFDDI; encoded by the coding sequence ATGAGAGAAAATGAAATGTTAGAAAAAGAAGAGATTTTTTCTAAAGTTTTACGCGCTGGAAGAAGAACGTATTTCTTCGATGTGAGAGCTACAAAGGCTGATGATTATTACATTACGATTACTGAAAGTAAAAAATTCACGGAAGACGACGGCTCATTCCATTTCAAGAAACACAAAATTTATTTATACAAAGAAGATTTTGCCGCTTTCAAAGATATCTTGAATGAAATGACTTCCTATGTTCTGAATCATAAAGGAGAAGAAGTAATTTCGGAAAGACACCAGAAAGACTTCAAAAAAGAGTATTTTTCTGAAAAATCTGAAGATGAGAAATCTTCCGGAAGCTTCACTGATATTGACTTTGATGATATTTAA
- the nusB gene encoding transcription antitermination factor NusB, with product MLNRRHIRVKVMQSIYAMHQNGSDNLEKEEKFLFHSIENIQDLYLMMLSSLVEIKNAEADFIDKSSKKHLATKEERNPNKKFINNAILEVLSESNSLGIALEDRKIHNWKNNDDYILILLDAIKKSKLYETYMRNNVNTFEEDQQFVVDIFTEIIAPNEKLYDYLEDHKLTWIDDIPLVNTAVQKQLKQIKNTDPDAFIVSKLYKDIDDKEFVRNLFRKTVLNNPELTKEFVDKTPNWDAERIAEIDAIILKMAICEFLKFPSIPVKVTINEYLEIAKEYSTPKSSIFINGILDNLVKDYQKENKLIKTGRGLM from the coding sequence ATGTTAAACAGAAGACATATTCGTGTAAAAGTGATGCAATCCATTTATGCAATGCATCAAAATGGTTCCGATAATCTTGAAAAGGAGGAGAAATTCCTATTTCATAGTATTGAAAATATTCAGGATTTATATTTAATGATGCTTTCCTCTTTAGTGGAAATCAAAAACGCGGAAGCGGATTTTATCGACAAATCAAGTAAAAAACACCTGGCTACGAAAGAAGAGCGCAATCCGAACAAAAAGTTTATCAACAATGCTATTCTGGAAGTACTTTCAGAAAGTAACTCTTTGGGTATTGCTTTAGAGGATCGTAAAATTCATAACTGGAAAAATAACGATGATTATATCCTGATCTTATTGGATGCGATTAAAAAAAGCAAACTGTATGAAACGTATATGCGTAATAACGTGAATACGTTTGAAGAAGATCAGCAGTTTGTAGTCGATATTTTTACCGAGATTATTGCACCGAATGAAAAATTGTATGATTATCTGGAAGATCACAAACTAACCTGGATTGATGATATTCCGTTGGTTAATACAGCCGTTCAGAAGCAATTGAAACAAATCAAGAATACAGATCCGGATGCTTTTATCGTTTCTAAATTATATAAAGATATTGACGATAAAGAATTTGTTCGAAACCTGTTCCGTAAAACCGTTTTAAATAATCCGGAGCTTACAAAAGAGTTTGTGGATAAAACACCGAACTGGGATGCCGAACGTATCGCCGAGATTGATGCTATTATTTTAAAAATGGCTATCTGTGAATTTTTAAAGTTCCCGTCTATTCCGGTAAAAGTGACAATTAACGAATATTTAGAAATTGCAAAGGAATATTCTACTCCAAAAAGTAGTATTTTTATCAACGGAATTTTAGATAATCTGGTAAAAGACTATCAAAAAGAAAACAAACTGATAAAAACCGGAAGAGGTTTAATGTAA
- a CDS encoding Glu/Leu/Phe/Val dehydrogenase dimerization domain-containing protein: MITEVTSANELHKIDPVFGQVSFDNHEQIVFCHDKDTGLKAIIGVHNTVLGPALGGTRMWKYTNEWEALNDVLRLSRGMTFKSAISGLNLGGGKAVIIGDSKVDKTPEMITKFGQFVNSLSGKYITAEDVGSTTADMDLIRDVTPYVTGISESRGGSGNPSPVTAYGVYMGMKAAAKYQFGTDNLEGKRILVQGIGHVGETLVELISKEGALVQITDINEARLQEVGAKYGAKVFNGGDLYSADVDIYAPCALGATINDDTIEKIQAKVIAGAANNQLAVENIHGARLQERGILYAPDFLINAGGIINVYGEIAGYGKEEAMRRTENIFNTTLDIFNYAKENNITTHQAAMRMAQERIDARKKENAK; encoded by the coding sequence ATGATAACAGAAGTTACAAGTGCTAATGAGCTTCATAAAATCGACCCGGTTTTTGGGCAGGTTTCATTTGATAATCATGAGCAAATCGTATTTTGTCACGACAAAGATACTGGTTTAAAAGCAATAATCGGTGTTCATAACACAGTTTTAGGACCTGCTTTAGGAGGAACCAGAATGTGGAAATATACAAACGAATGGGAAGCATTAAACGACGTTTTACGTCTTTCCCGCGGTATGACTTTTAAATCAGCTATTTCCGGATTGAATTTAGGTGGTGGAAAAGCGGTTATCATTGGTGATTCTAAAGTTGATAAAACACCGGAAATGATCACAAAATTCGGTCAGTTTGTTAATTCGTTAAGCGGTAAATATATCACAGCAGAAGATGTAGGTTCTACTACAGCGGATATGGATCTTATCCGTGATGTAACACCTTATGTAACAGGTATCTCCGAATCAAGAGGAGGTTCCGGAAATCCATCTCCGGTAACGGCTTATGGTGTTTATATGGGAATGAAAGCAGCTGCAAAATACCAGTTTGGTACAGATAACCTGGAAGGAAAAAGAATTTTAGTTCAAGGTATCGGTCACGTTGGTGAAACTTTAGTAGAATTGATCTCTAAAGAAGGTGCTTTAGTACAAATTACAGATATCAATGAAGCACGTTTACAGGAAGTAGGTGCAAAATACGGAGCAAAAGTTTTCAACGGAGGCGATCTTTACAGTGCTGATGTGGATATCTATGCGCCATGTGCATTAGGAGCTACTATTAACGATGATACAATCGAAAAAATTCAGGCAAAAGTTATCGCCGGAGCAGCAAACAACCAGTTAGCAGTTGAGAATATTCACGGAGCAAGATTACAGGAAAGAGGTATTCTTTATGCACCGGATTTCTTGATCAATGCCGGAGGTATTATCAATGTATACGGAGAAATTGCCGGATACGGTAAAGAAGAAGCAATGCGCAGAACCGAAAATATCTTCAATACAACGTTGGATATTTTCAATTATGCAAAAGAAAATAACATTACAACGCACCAGGCTGCTATGCGTATGGCACAGGAGCGTATCGATGCCCGTAAAAAAGAAAACGCGAAGTAG
- a CDS encoding sensor histidine kinase: protein MTIQNRLSLLFTCLTASILLVFAVIIYVSGEKNRENTFYKTLHKEALTKANLFFKAKIDAKTLQAIYTSNRTIINEVEVAIYDSQYNLLYHDDVDIDVVKENKKMLSSVLKTKEIRFYLDKWQAIGMRYEHQGKKYIIMAAAYDLNGYHKIYIAKRNILIVFLSSIIFIYIMGRIFSRKALSPVSHIVANVKEISATNLDLRVNIPKSKDEIAELATTFNEMLNRLEKSFDAQKDFVSNISHELRTPLTAMLTELQLSAGNLRTNEEYRKSIENAINDAQKLVRLSNSLLDLAKANYDQTEIGQKEIRLDEVLLDARNDVLHNQPEFKVNLIFEKEIEDDDFISVKGNEYLLKVAFMNLIENGCKFSEEKESTIAITYFKDKTIIRFQDNGIGITPEDLPNIFTPFFRGSNKSFANGNGIGLSLTQKIIALHNGEITLVSEPNEGTTFTVELPHV from the coding sequence ATGACCATACAAAACCGATTGAGCTTATTGTTTACCTGTCTTACCGCATCCATACTTTTGGTTTTTGCGGTGATTATCTATGTATCCGGTGAAAAAAACAGGGAAAATACGTTTTATAAAACGCTGCATAAAGAAGCGCTTACAAAAGCCAATCTGTTTTTTAAAGCTAAAATCGACGCTAAAACCCTTCAGGCCATTTATACCAGTAACCGTACGATTATTAATGAGGTTGAAGTAGCCATTTATGACAGTCAATATAACCTTTTATATCATGATGATGTTGACATTGACGTGGTAAAAGAGAACAAAAAAATGTTGAGTTCGGTTTTAAAGACAAAAGAAATCCGGTTTTACCTCGACAAATGGCAGGCGATCGGAATGCGATATGAACATCAGGGTAAAAAGTACATCATTATGGCCGCTGCCTATGATCTGAACGGTTATCATAAGATATATATCGCCAAACGGAATATCCTGATTGTCTTCCTTTCGTCTATTATTTTTATCTATATCATGGGGCGGATTTTCTCCCGAAAAGCACTCTCTCCGGTAAGTCATATCGTAGCCAATGTAAAGGAAATTTCAGCCACTAATCTTGATTTAAGGGTCAACATTCCAAAAAGTAAAGATGAAATCGCCGAATTGGCCACTACTTTTAATGAAATGCTCAACCGATTGGAAAAATCATTTGATGCCCAAAAAGATTTTGTTTCCAATATTTCGCATGAATTACGAACGCCGTTAACAGCCATGCTTACGGAATTACAACTTTCTGCCGGAAATCTGCGTACGAATGAAGAATACCGAAAATCGATTGAAAATGCAATTAATGATGCGCAAAAACTAGTTCGTTTGTCCAATAGTTTGTTGGATTTGGCTAAAGCCAATTACGATCAGACGGAAATCGGACAAAAAGAAATTCGTCTCGATGAAGTATTACTCGACGCGCGTAATGATGTACTGCACAATCAGCCGGAATTTAAAGTCAACCTCATCTTCGAAAAAGAAATTGAAGATGACGATTTTATTTCGGTTAAAGGAAACGAATACTTACTCAAAGTCGCTTTTATGAACCTCATCGAAAACGGCTGTAAATTCTCGGAAGAAAAAGAAAGTACGATAGCGATCACTTACTTTAAAGATAAAACCATCATTCGGTTTCAGGACAACGGAATCGGGATTACACCGGAAGATTTACCCAATATCTTTACTCCGTTTTTTAGAGGATCGAATAAAAGTTTTGCAAACGGAAACGGAATCGGTTTATCCTTAACCCAAAAAATCATCGCTTTACATAACGGGGAAATCACATTGGTATCGGAACCCAATGAAGGAACCACTTTTACAGTGGAATTACCGCATGTGTAA
- a CDS encoding response regulator transcription factor codes for MPKILIVEDDTRVAELLKRGLDEEGFETQLAYDGEMGKKLSLYNTYDLVITDIILPKISGIDLCLSIRKNNPGLPIIMLTALGTTDDKVDGFDAGADDYLVKPFDFRELLVRIRALLKRSSNATNFTDKFTYHDLELNYNTKTIKRAGKEISLTPKEFKLLEYMMLNSERVLSRTEIAEKVWNTHFDTGTNFIDVYINYLRKKIDKDFDTKLIHTKSGMGFILKLESDT; via the coding sequence ATGCCAAAAATTCTGATTGTTGAAGATGATACCCGAGTAGCCGAATTACTCAAAAGAGGCCTCGATGAAGAAGGATTTGAAACCCAACTGGCCTATGATGGTGAAATGGGAAAAAAATTATCGCTCTACAATACCTATGACCTGGTCATTACCGACATTATATTGCCCAAAATAAGCGGAATTGACTTGTGTCTTTCCATCCGTAAAAACAATCCCGGTTTACCTATTATTATGCTCACCGCTTTGGGAACGACTGACGACAAAGTAGACGGATTTGATGCCGGAGCCGATGATTATCTGGTTAAGCCTTTTGATTTCCGGGAACTATTGGTACGCATCCGGGCCTTATTAAAGCGAAGCAGTAATGCAACCAATTTTACCGATAAATTTACTTATCACGATCTCGAACTCAATTATAATACAAAGACAATAAAACGAGCCGGAAAAGAAATCAGCCTGACACCTAAAGAATTTAAATTACTGGAATACATGATGTTAAATTCAGAACGTGTATTAAGTCGGACAGAAATTGCCGAAAAAGTCTGGAATACCCATTTTGATACCGGAACCAATTTTATTGACGTCTATATCAACTATCTCCGAAAAAAAATTGATAAAGATTTTGATACCAAACTGATCCATACCAAATCCGGAATGGGTTTTATTTTAAAACTGGAAAGCGATACGTAA
- a CDS encoding ABC transporter ATP-binding protein: MKELQYLNKYFIKYKYRFLLGVIITIIAQFFTLYTPKLVGDSIKALENSKLDPDTVRSLLIENIIMVIVTTLIAGFLTFLMRQTLIVMSRHIEFDLKNEVFQQYERLSQNFYKRNRTGDLMNRISEDVGKVRQYVGPAVMYSINTFIRFAVVTVQMYIISPELTLYSLLPLPFLAYSIFKISSEINKRSTTYQQNLSKLSTFTQEMFSGIRVIKAYSIESDKHNDFTALSQESKDKNMRLAKVNALFGPLMILLIGASNLVVIYVGGMMYINGSIPDIGVIAQFILYINMLTWPVASLGWVSSMIQEAEASQKRINEFLKIKPEIQNTVPEHTPVNGEILFDNVTFTYEDTNITALNEVSFKLNKGETLAILGKTGSGKSTLLSLISRLYDVSNGSVKIDGQDIRSLNLFDVRNHIGFVPQDAFLFSDTIKNNIKFGNEEATDDEVIDAAKKAVVHKNIVKFKNQYDTVLGERGITLSGGQKQRVSIARALIKNAPILLLDDCLSAVDTETEEAILSNLSNFCKDKTTIIVSHRVSSAKNADQIIILDNGKIIQQGTHNQLVNQDGYYKDLYFKQLSEKELQ; the protein is encoded by the coding sequence ATGAAAGAACTTCAATATTTAAACAAATATTTCATCAAATACAAATACCGCTTTTTATTAGGCGTAATCATTACCATCATTGCCCAATTCTTTACACTATATACTCCAAAATTAGTTGGTGATTCAATAAAAGCATTGGAAAACAGTAAATTGGACCCCGACACTGTACGAAGTCTGCTGATCGAAAATATTATTATGGTTATTGTTACGACATTAATTGCCGGTTTCCTGACATTCCTGATGCGGCAAACACTTATCGTAATGTCCCGCCATATTGAGTTCGATCTTAAAAATGAAGTATTTCAGCAATACGAACGTCTGTCTCAGAATTTTTATAAAAGAAACAGAACCGGTGACCTGATGAACCGAATCAGTGAAGATGTCGGTAAAGTACGTCAATATGTAGGACCTGCTGTAATGTATTCCATCAACACCTTTATTCGTTTTGCAGTAGTAACGGTACAGATGTATATTATTTCACCGGAGCTAACATTATATTCATTACTTCCATTGCCTTTTTTGGCGTATAGTATTTTTAAAATCAGTTCCGAAATCAACAAACGCAGTACCACTTACCAACAGAATTTATCCAAACTATCCACATTTACCCAGGAAATGTTCTCCGGAATTCGCGTTATAAAAGCCTACTCTATTGAAAGTGACAAACACAATGACTTTACAGCATTATCACAGGAAAGTAAAGATAAAAACATGCGCCTTGCCAAGGTAAATGCTTTATTCGGTCCGCTTATGATTCTTTTAATCGGTGCCAGCAACCTTGTCGTTATATATGTCGGCGGTATGATGTATATCAACGGTAGCATTCCGGATATCGGCGTAATTGCACAATTTATATTATACATTAATATGCTTACCTGGCCGGTAGCCTCATTAGGATGGGTATCTTCCATGATTCAGGAAGCAGAAGCTTCTCAAAAACGAATTAATGAATTCCTTAAAATCAAACCGGAAATTCAGAATACCGTACCTGAACACACACCCGTTAACGGTGAAATCCTGTTCGACAATGTAACCTTCACTTACGAAGATACAAACATTACCGCCCTTAACGAAGTGAGTTTTAAGCTCAATAAGGGAGAAACATTGGCCATATTAGGAAAAACCGGTTCCGGAAAATCAACCCTATTATCACTTATCAGTCGGTTATATGATGTAAGCAACGGTTCGGTAAAAATAGACGGTCAGGACATTCGTTCGCTTAATCTATTTGATGTCCGTAATCATATCGGTTTTGTCCCTCAGGATGCTTTCCTCTTCTCAGATACCATTAAAAACAATATCAAGTTCGGAAATGAAGAAGCTACAGATGACGAAGTAATCGATGCAGCTAAAAAAGCGGTAGTACACAAAAACATCGTTAAATTTAAAAACCAGTATGATACGGTTTTAGGAGAAAGAGGTATTACTTTATCCGGTGGTCAGAAACAACGGGTATCGATTGCCAGAGCGCTGATCAAAAACGCTCCTATCCTACTTTTAGACGATTGTCTGTCGGCTGTAGATACCGAAACAGAAGAGGCAATTTTAAGCAATTTATCGAATTTCTGTAAAGATAAAACTACAATTATCGTCAGTCATCGGGTCTCTTCCGCTAAAAATGCCGACCAGATTATCATCCTCGACAACGGAAAAATTATCCAGCAAGGAACTCATAATCAACTGGTAAACCAAGACGGATACTATAAGGATCTGTACTTTAAACAACTTTCAGAAAAAGAATTACAATAA
- a CDS encoding siderophore-interacting protein translates to MAKKENKAQHIINATLKVKHKEYITPHYLRITLTGADVPLFAAATVGENNKIFIPPVGVNEIHFPTFENGKWSYPDAAVSPAVRTYTHRGIDLEKKEMYIDFVAHGDNGPASAWAMQAEEGAILGIAMYGLKTELYPQADWYLLAGDATAIPVISAIMEDLPDSAKGVVHILVESPREIQTIYTRSKIVVNWHFYDAALQNTILEDRVRETTLPETGASRFAYIAAEFSAVKAIRNYLRKEQNWNREELYAYSYWKFGTTEDQSAIERREEHQSIPN, encoded by the coding sequence ATGGCAAAGAAAGAAAATAAAGCACAACACATTATTAATGCAACGTTAAAAGTAAAACACAAAGAATATATAACGCCACATTATTTAAGGATTACATTGACCGGTGCGGATGTTCCGCTATTTGCTGCCGCGACTGTTGGAGAAAATAATAAAATATTTATCCCGCCGGTTGGTGTAAACGAAATACACTTCCCGACTTTCGAAAACGGAAAATGGTCGTATCCGGACGCAGCTGTAAGTCCTGCTGTACGTACCTATACACATCGGGGTATTGATCTTGAAAAAAAGGAAATGTATATCGATTTTGTGGCTCATGGCGATAATGGTCCGGCGTCAGCATGGGCAATGCAGGCCGAAGAAGGCGCTATACTCGGAATAGCCATGTACGGACTCAAAACGGAGCTTTATCCGCAAGCTGATTGGTATTTACTGGCCGGAGATGCTACTGCCATTCCTGTTATCAGTGCCATTATGGAGGATCTGCCGGATAGTGCCAAAGGAGTTGTTCATATTTTAGTTGAAAGCCCGCGGGAAATTCAAACGATTTATACCCGATCTAAAATTGTGGTAAACTGGCATTTCTATGATGCTGCTTTACAAAATACAATCCTTGAAGATCGTGTCAGAGAAACAACATTACCCGAAACCGGAGCGAGTCGGTTTGCTTATATCGCCGCCGAATTTTCAGCTGTAAAAGCAATACGGAATTACCTCCGTAAAGAGCAAAACTGGAATCGTGAGGAATTGTATGCCTACTCCTATTGGAAATTCGGGACAACAGAAGACCAATCGGCTATCGAACGCCGAGAAGAACACCAGTCTATTCCCAACTAA
- a CDS encoding DUF1573 domain-containing protein: MINKTLGMLAIAALVLTTSCKKENASEKIDDASVAAAAKNNEASGKMPVIKFNEEEHNFGTINEGDKAETVFTISNDGEADLIIVNAQGSCGCTVPDWPKEPIKPGTSAPMKVTFDSTGKPGQQQKTVTLTTNTAKGNETVTIKADVTPKAK; this comes from the coding sequence ATGATTAACAAAACTCTTGGAATGTTAGCCATAGCTGCCTTAGTGCTAACAACTTCTTGTAAAAAAGAAAATGCATCTGAAAAAATTGATGATGCAAGTGTAGCGGCGGCTGCTAAAAACAATGAGGCTTCTGGAAAGATGCCTGTAATTAAATTCAATGAAGAAGAACACAACTTCGGAACGATTAATGAAGGGGATAAAGCAGAAACCGTTTTTACAATTTCCAATGATGGTGAAGCGGATTTAATTATTGTAAATGCACAGGGAAGTTGCGGATGTACTGTTCCGGATTGGCCTAAAGAACCGATTAAACCGGGAACTTCTGCTCCGATGAAAGTAACTTTCGATTCTACCGGAAAACCGGGACAACAACAAAAAACAGTAACTTTAACTACAAATACTGCTAAAGGTAACGAAACGGTAACGATTAAAGCCGATGTTACTCCTAAAGCAAAATAA
- a CDS encoding helix-turn-helix domain-containing protein, which produces MKMTITNTDLNDILLERELPDNFKSDAAYNEKNISIVHPILGSSDIKDLWFEGIHITKGNTRIKEDISLKVESNYSVFEMHFALSGNSTATTKRNREIFHFKPQQHNLMFAKDFEGHFNIKKQQEANSFFEVHFTEDYFKRFAALGNPVLDPFFSAIEKGSMAVVSKENMMITPQMNMIISEMVNCQHTGLLKRLFIESKSIELFMLQLAQFEQQASGKKDVMKAQDIEKIYYARTLIEQNISNPYTLVELAHEVGLNDFKLKKGFKEVFNTTVFGYLHDLRMQKAKHLLLDQKRTIAEVADYCGYEYVQHFITAFRKKFGVTPGKLVLE; this is translated from the coding sequence ATGAAAATGACGATTACCAATACGGATTTGAATGATATATTACTTGAAAGAGAATTGCCTGATAATTTTAAAAGTGATGCCGCTTATAATGAAAAGAATATTTCAATAGTACATCCGATATTAGGATCTTCTGATATTAAAGATCTTTGGTTTGAAGGGATTCATATCACGAAAGGAAATACGCGTATTAAAGAAGATATATCTTTAAAAGTAGAGAGTAATTATTCGGTATTTGAAATGCATTTTGCGTTATCCGGTAATAGTACGGCTACTACAAAACGAAACCGGGAAATTTTTCATTTTAAGCCGCAACAGCACAACCTGATGTTTGCGAAAGATTTTGAAGGCCATTTTAATATTAAAAAGCAACAGGAAGCCAACAGTTTTTTTGAAGTTCATTTTACGGAAGATTATTTTAAGCGTTTTGCCGCTCTCGGTAATCCGGTATTGGATCCGTTTTTCTCAGCGATAGAGAAGGGAAGTATGGCGGTTGTCAGCAAAGAAAATATGATGATCACTCCGCAAATGAATATGATCATTTCAGAAATGGTAAATTGTCAGCATACCGGTTTATTAAAACGTTTGTTTATCGAATCGAAGTCAATTGAGTTGTTTATGTTACAATTGGCGCAGTTTGAACAGCAAGCGAGCGGAAAGAAAGACGTGATGAAAGCACAGGATATAGAAAAAATTTACTATGCCCGAACTTTAATAGAACAAAATATCAGCAATCCGTATACTTTAGTGGAATTGGCACATGAAGTAGGATTAAATGATTTTAAATTGAAAAAAGGGTTTAAAGAGGTTTTTAATACGACGGTTTTCGGTTATCTGCATGACTTAAGAATGCAAAAGGCGAAACATCTTTTACTGGATCAAAAACGAACAATAGCCGAAGTAGCCGATTATTGCGGTTACGAATATGTACAGCATTTTATAACGGCTTTCCGGAAAAAATTCGGAGTTACACCGGGCAAACTTGTCTTAGAATAA
- the yajC gene encoding preprotein translocase subunit YajC, protein MGQIGQFLPIILMFVVVYFLMIRPQQTRQKKEKEFESNIKVGDKIITKSGIHGKIAELYDDSVVIETMAGKIKMERSAISMELSQKANAAK, encoded by the coding sequence ATGGGACAAATAGGACAATTTTTACCAATTATATTAATGTTCGTTGTGGTGTATTTTTTAATGATCCGCCCGCAACAAACAAGACAAAAGAAAGAAAAAGAATTCGAAAGCAATATTAAGGTAGGTGATAAGATCATTACCAAATCCGGAATCCACGGGAAGATTGCTGAATTATATGATGATTCAGTTGTTATTGAAACGATGGCTGGAAAAATTAAAATGGAGCGTTCTGCTATTTCAATGGAATTAAGTCAGAAAGCAAACGCAGCAAAATAA